Genomic DNA from Lactuca sativa cultivar Salinas chromosome 8, Lsat_Salinas_v11, whole genome shotgun sequence:
TGAAATATGATGTATGCTAAAAGTCACgacgttacaatatatatatatatatatatatatatatatatatatatatatatatatatatatatataacttttataaGCAATATTAACACTAAAACAAAGTGATGAATTCAGGTGACAATTCATCttcttgaagaaaaaaaaagctAAAAATTTTGTCCCTAATATTTTACCTGTCAATCGTTCTTCAAATTACACTAATGTAATTATCTATGATTTTGAAGGTATTTATATGTGACGAAAAATGTCGtttaactaataaaacaaaaaaatgttgtGTACAAAGATGTTCTTCAATGATTAAAGATATTTATCGATTTCAATGTATCATCTACATATTTTAAGAATACCAATAAccataacttttttttaataattattatataatatCTGTAGACATTTGTATGTTTTTTTATACGTTTCCCGCGTTTAACACGGGTTATAGTCTAGTGTAAATTATATAACAATAATCATATTTCAAATCAACTTTGCAAGCACATGAATCCAGTTGTTTTAAAGAAgtaaaaaaatatgattaaaaaagattaaaagagaaaaaacatGTTCTtgcatttttttaagaaaaaattcaTCCGCCAATTTCAAATTGAtcaaaaaaggaaaacaaaattttttatttttatttttctttcattcCGACTCGATAAACTTACATTTTCATTTTTCTCCTCCATCTCCTCATCCTGACGCCCTGTGGTTTCCTTTTGACTATATCGAAAGAAATGGAAGCTTTGTTATGCAGGAAGCTCGGTGACCCAACAACCCAACCGGATTCATCGGAAAACACCGCTCTCACTGTCTCAACATCTCACCCTATTCCCAAACTCACTTCTCCAACTTCAATCAGAGTTCGAATCAAGTCCACCAGCTTGAATTATGCCAACTACCTTCAGGTCCTCGGTAAGTATCAAGAAAAATTCGCCTTGCCTTTCGTTCCTGGATCCGATTACTCCGGTGTTGTCGAATCCATCGGTCCTAAAGTCACCAAGTTCAAAGTCGGCGATCCTGTTTGTTCCTTCGCCGGTGTCGGTTCTTTCGCCCAGTTTATCGTTGCCGAAGAGAAGGATTTGTGAGTAATCGTTTCATTTTTCTGGATATGAAGCTTGATTATGCGCTGAATTTTTCACTAAACATTTCCCTCAATTGAAGGTTTGGAGTTCCTGATGGATGTGATCTGGTGGCTGCCGGCGCACTTCCAGTTGCGTACGGTACATCTCATGTGGCATTGGTTCATAGGGCCAATCTCAAGTCTGGTCAGGTATTCATTCACTATCAGCTTATATCGtcaatttcttaaaaaaaaaagcattttctttttgatttatgTTACCATTGATCATACTAAGCATCTGATTTACAAATAATCATGTGAAAACTCGAAAAATTTTCAATGATTTGTAGGTGTTGCTAGTTCTTGGTGCAGCTGGAGGTGTTGGTCTTGCAGCTGTTCAAATAGGAAAAGTCTGTGGTGCCATTGTCATTGCTGTTGCTAGGTGTGTAATTCGCTATACTGCTTTTAGTTTTACATCAATTGTGAAAATGCTTTTGTTTGAAATCTCAGAGGAACTGAGAAAGTAGAGTTCTTGAAGTCAATGGGTGTGGATCATGTTGTTGACTTGAGCAAAGGAGGTGTTATTGAAAGTGTAAAGTCGTTCTTGAAAACCAAAAAGCTTAAAGGGGTTGATGTTGTGTATGATCCTGTTGGAGGCAAGCTTATGAAAGAAAGCATGAAGTTGTTGAATTGGGGAGCACAAATTTTGGTAATAGGGTTTGCAAGTGGTGAAGTCCCTGTTATTCCTGCTAATATTGCTCTTGTTAAGGTAAACAACTTTATTAACTTTTTGGTATTAAATGAAAGACATACAAAATgaaattttgtattattttttcttTCAGAATTGGACAATTCATGGACTCTATTGGGGGAGCTATAAGGTGCATCATCCAAGTGTACTTGAAGACTCTTTAAAGGAGCTGCTATCTTGGTTGGCAAGAGGCTTAATTACCATCTACATTTCTAATTCATACAAACTCCAAGAGGTAACAAGAGTTCAATTTTGATTATTGCTCAAATGTCTAATATACCCTTCACTAATACTAGAATAACATTACTTTTCGTTCTAATTAAGACCATCCATAGGATTTAACTTTGGTTTTGCCATAGAGAAACATTGCAATTAACATGAAAAACTTGTTGCAGGCGAACCTTGCATTTTCGGATATTAAGGACAGAAAAGTAATTGGGAAGGTGATGATTACTTTTGATGACCCCAAAAGCATAACCTCTAAGCTCTAGACCTAAACTTATGCAAATTATGTAGAAAGTAGCCCTTACAAAACCGTAGTATCTGCAATGCTGTGTTAGCATAAATAATGTTTCCTTGTTAAATGAAATGTAATGTTGGTAATAATGTTGACTGGTTGTATTGGGATTCATGGAGAAAGGATCAGTTTATGATATTTGGTTTTTGTTGGATATATGCTGAACAGGGTTTTGTTGCTATTTTTAGTTCCTGTTTTGGGGTTCTCATAGCTGACAAATTTTGTATGATATCTTTATCAACACAAAAAGATTCTAAAGTGAAATTCTTGAATTCGCTGTCATTATCACTCCTAAGATGCTTCACTTGTTGTCTAGAGACAACtcaatatgttttatgaatgAAATAATTTCATCAGATGTGTCCTCTTTGTTTCTTAGAAACATAACTCATGTAAGTAAAACTTGAGAATTCATCAACTATAACCGATGAGTATCTTTTTTCCTGCAAGGCTTTGGGCTTTGAACATGAATTGGTCCAAACAAATCCATGTGAGGTTGGGGGAGATGAGAATTGATGGAAGAACATTGTTTTGATCTAAAAGAGGTTTTGTGTTGCTTTCCTTTTCACAAGATTAACAAACTTTGTTTATAACAAACTTTATTTTCAGAATTCCTCTAACAAGCTCATCATTTCACAACTTTGAGATTGTCTTAAAGTTTAGATGAGACAGACGCTTATGTCATAACCATTTCAAAATAGATCGAGTCTTTGAAAGAAAACACATCTTCATTTCTTTGTTTCCCGTGAACATATCAAAATATAGATATCTTGAATCTTTTTAGCACTCAAAACTACTTTCCTTTCATTGTTAATGATGTCGTCTTCTGACCGTGTTATAAAACAAAGCTTTAAAATTTATATCCTATTTATTCCACTCAGCTAAAACAGAATAGGCAATGATGTACTTAGTCATGCAATAGTAGAGTAGAGTAACTAAGAGTCGAACACATGGAACTGAATTCTAGTTAAGAAAATATTACTAATAGTCGAACTATTTTTCAGGTTTAGAAAAAGTTACTTAAAGTAATCTACTAAAAACACTTTAAACTAAAGCAAAGAACTAGAAAACGAGTTTTGATCAAGATTTAAAAGATATTTTCGTTTAGCTTCGAATCCCCCTTTTCCTATAGTTAATTTCAAGCAATGGATTATTTATGTTGGTTACCAAATTAAAAGTTATTAGTTATCATGATCAGACTAATTAGTGTATGTCAATTTATGAATGTTAACCTCAATGATCATGCAAGCTAAGTACACCAAATTGATTTTAAGATAGATTTGGACTatgaatgaatatatatatatatatatatatatatatatatatatatatatatatatatatatatatatatatatatatatatatatatatatatatatatgatgtaacTAGTTataagacccgtgtattacatgggttcagttaaaaaaaatatgacaattttaaacatttgaattttgaaaaagtttgaatttataagaaaaatgaaaaaaaaatattgaattattaaaattaatttttttttcttttaaatttgaaCAAATAATTTAGGtaaataaacaaaggaaactaatgaagttttaatttaaaaatgttgaaattagaaggaaagtcaattattaaaattgatatgcatttattattatatttattgcaattattatatttaaatattatatggaGTTTAATTAAATGGAAAAAACCACAAAAGGCCATGTGGAAAAAttttaattgaaaataatcacaaaatgacatgtggccaaatgaatgagagtgtgacatgtgccaaaatgattttcatttattacAGTAGATGCGTTCCTTTatcaaatttaaatttttatttcccttatatccataaaagattttattttaataaCTCAGTTTCCTTTATCAAATTTAAACTTTCCAAAATCGGATTCAGTCATAACCTACCTATTTAATCGTCattaatttcattcataattccACCTAAATTGAATTTGTATTTTccatatatgatttttttaatgatCGTGATTTTTTCTCTCCAAAAATATTTAATGCATTTATTTTTAGATAATGTTCTCCC
This window encodes:
- the LOC111919646 gene encoding uncharacterized protein LOC111919646 produces the protein MEALLCRKLGDPTTQPDSSENTALTVSTSHPIPKLTSPTSIRVRIKSTSLNYANYLQVLGKYQEKFALPFVPGSDYSGVVESIGPKVTKFKVGDPVCSFAGVGSFAQFIVAEEKDLFGVPDGCDLVAAGALPVAYGTSHVALVHRANLKSGQVLLVLGAAGGVGLAAVQIGKVCGAIVIAVARGTEKVEFLKSMGVDHVVDLSKGGVIESVKSFLKTKKLKGVDVVYDPVGGKLMKESMKLLNWGAQILVIGFASGEVPVIPANIALVKNWTIHGLYWGSYKVHHPSVLEDSLKELLSWLARGLITIYISNSYKLQEANLAFSDIKDRKVIGKVMITFDDPKSITSKL